The following proteins come from a genomic window of Portunus trituberculatus isolate SZX2019 chromosome 35, ASM1759143v1, whole genome shotgun sequence:
- the LOC123513093 gene encoding uncharacterized protein LOC123513093 isoform X4, which yields MFAMHLWEKREVPRPPEYTIEYSLKELKQNNLGKCVRPLLDGISRGHTALIDQRVSASLRREVGILTALLYRNGRHRTEKFYRVLKKVEKNCARWQKLDVVEELDRLCQLMPRMILERKILALDYGGQVAKIYDDILPKVILLKGSNAPPLLDTATLPSSLSSLLQQYCASFDVNRNPLPVNKPSSDISFLNLLNISKEEDSTKASEFDDFIDSPVTNNLVNEELCNPKNEISDSLDMPVSNCYLEEDIGECVPKTKPPKKAKTLKKRKLSLETNGNTETNDGCSSKKKKVKSDAGKNLLLNSKKKKTKKNVLKSGIGKIKQNKVKKSLNEPDEEHCSAAFIKHFKAVKKQTKNINSIDSLKRFLEGEKKNRSEKVNGRVSKLLKKEDWTEFAKFLRIRLKNIEGLSKMDSGESEALQQLLGKTRVRVKFWLLFPYLKGKKPGNWKTVLGNLSS from the exons ATGTTTGCCATGCATCTTTGGGAGAAGCGAGAAGTTCCACGCCCTCCAGAGTATACCATAGAATATTCTTTAAAAGAACTGAAACAAAACAACCTGG GAAAGTGTGTACGTCCTCTCCTGGATGGCATCAGCAGGGGTCACACAGCACTCATTGACCAACGGGTATCCGCAAGCTTAAGGAGGGAAGTTGGAATCCTCACAGCTTTATTGTATCGGAATGGACGCCATCGCACTGAAAAATTTTATAGAGTTTTGAAAAAG GTGGAGAAAAACTGTGCCCGATGGCAGAAGCTTGATGTGGTGGAGGAGCTGGACCGTCTGTGTCAGCTCATGCCTCGAATGATTCTGGAACGCAA AATCTTGGCATTGGATTATGGTGGACAAGTGGCCAAGATTTATGATGACATTCTGCCGAAGGTCATCCTCTTGAAAGGAAGCAATGCGCCTCCCTTATTAGACACAgccactctcccttcttctctctctagcctcctcCAGCAGTACTGTGCCTCATTTGATGTCAACAGGAACCCACTGCCTGTAAA taaacCCTCTTCAGACATCAGCTTCCTTAACTTGCTGAATATCTCCAAGGAAGAAGATAGTACAAAGGCTTCCGAGTTTGATGATTTCATAGACTCTCCTGTAACAAATAACTTGGTTAATGAAGAATTGTGTAATCCAAAAAATGAAATATCTGATAGCCTGGATATGCCTGTCTCAAATTGTTATTTGGAGGAAGATATTGGTGAGTGTGTGCCAAAGACCAAACCTCCCAAGAAAGCTAAGactttaaagaagagaaaattatccCTGGAAACTAATGGTAACACTGAAACAAATGATGGATGCtccagtaagaagaaaaaagtcaaaTCAGATGCTGGCAAGAATCTCTTGCTCaattcaaagaaaaagaaaaccaagaagaatGTATTAAAAAGTGGTATAGgaaaaattaagcaaaataaagtaaaaaaatctcTCAATGAACCAGATGAAGAACATTGTTCTGCAGCATTTATAAAACACTTCAAGGctgtgaaaaaacaaacaaagaacatAAACTCCATAGATAGTTTAAAAAGGTTTCttgaaggtgaaaagaaaaacaggagtgaAAAAGTGAATGGCAGAGTATCTAAGCTACTGAAGAAAGAAGACTGGACAGAATTTGCAAAGTTTTTAAGAATACGGCTTAAGAATATTGAAGGATTGAGTAAAATGGATTCAGGTGAAAGTGAGGCACTGCAGCAGCTGTTAGGCAAGACCAGAGTTAGAGTTAAGTTTTGGCTCTTGTTTCCATACCTGAAGGGCAAAAAACCTGGAAACTGGAAGACTGTACTGGGAAATTTATCAAGTTAA
- the LOC123513093 gene encoding uncharacterized protein LOC123513093 isoform X1 has product MFAMHLWEKREVPRPPEYTIEYSLKELKQNNLGKCVRPLLDGISRGHTALIDQRVSASLRREVGILTALLYRNGRHRTEKFYRVLKKSYWLQVEKNCARWQKLDVVEELDRLCQLMPRMILERKTVRLPSKQMFEYLLARLLGSYHFMLHLDGICKEAATLLLSKIATGHFFSTAVAFLSNVARIRILALDYGGQVAKIYDDILPKVILLKGSNAPPLLDTATLPSSLSSLLQQYCASFDVNRNPLPVNKPSSDISFLNLLNISKEEDSTKASEFDDFIDSPVTNNLVNEELCNPKNEISDSLDMPVSNCYLEEDIGECVPKTKPPKKAKTLKKRKLSLETNGNTETNDGCSSKKKKVKSDAGKNLLLNSKKKKTKKNVLKSGIGKIKQNKVKKSLNEPDEEHCSAAFIKHFKAVKKQTKNINSIDSLKRFLEGEKKNRSEKVNGRVSKLLKKEDWTEFAKFLRIRLKNIEGLSKMDSGESEALQQLLGKTRVRVKFWLLFPYLKGKKPGNWKTVLGNLSS; this is encoded by the exons ATGTTTGCCATGCATCTTTGGGAGAAGCGAGAAGTTCCACGCCCTCCAGAGTATACCATAGAATATTCTTTAAAAGAACTGAAACAAAACAACCTGG GAAAGTGTGTACGTCCTCTCCTGGATGGCATCAGCAGGGGTCACACAGCACTCATTGACCAACGGGTATCCGCAAGCTTAAGGAGGGAAGTTGGAATCCTCACAGCTTTATTGTATCGGAATGGACGCCATCGCACTGAAAAATTTTATAGAGTTTTGAAAAAG TCCTATTGGTTACAGGTGGAGAAAAACTGTGCCCGATGGCAGAAGCTTGATGTGGTGGAGGAGCTGGACCGTCTGTGTCAGCTCATGCCTCGAATGATTCTGGAACGCAA AACCGTGCGCTTACCATCGAAGCAAATGTTTGAGTACCTGCTGGCGAGGCTGCTAGGATCTTACCACTTTATGCTTCATCTTGATGGAATCTGCAAGGAAGCAGCTACTCTCCTGCTATCCAAGATTGCCACTGGCCACTTCTTCAGCACAGCAGTGGCATTTTTGTCTAATGTGGCACGCATTAG AATCTTGGCATTGGATTATGGTGGACAAGTGGCCAAGATTTATGATGACATTCTGCCGAAGGTCATCCTCTTGAAAGGAAGCAATGCGCCTCCCTTATTAGACACAgccactctcccttcttctctctctagcctcctcCAGCAGTACTGTGCCTCATTTGATGTCAACAGGAACCCACTGCCTGTAAA taaacCCTCTTCAGACATCAGCTTCCTTAACTTGCTGAATATCTCCAAGGAAGAAGATAGTACAAAGGCTTCCGAGTTTGATGATTTCATAGACTCTCCTGTAACAAATAACTTGGTTAATGAAGAATTGTGTAATCCAAAAAATGAAATATCTGATAGCCTGGATATGCCTGTCTCAAATTGTTATTTGGAGGAAGATATTGGTGAGTGTGTGCCAAAGACCAAACCTCCCAAGAAAGCTAAGactttaaagaagagaaaattatccCTGGAAACTAATGGTAACACTGAAACAAATGATGGATGCtccagtaagaagaaaaaagtcaaaTCAGATGCTGGCAAGAATCTCTTGCTCaattcaaagaaaaagaaaaccaagaagaatGTATTAAAAAGTGGTATAGgaaaaattaagcaaaataaagtaaaaaaatctcTCAATGAACCAGATGAAGAACATTGTTCTGCAGCATTTATAAAACACTTCAAGGctgtgaaaaaacaaacaaagaacatAAACTCCATAGATAGTTTAAAAAGGTTTCttgaaggtgaaaagaaaaacaggagtgaAAAAGTGAATGGCAGAGTATCTAAGCTACTGAAGAAAGAAGACTGGACAGAATTTGCAAAGTTTTTAAGAATACGGCTTAAGAATATTGAAGGATTGAGTAAAATGGATTCAGGTGAAAGTGAGGCACTGCAGCAGCTGTTAGGCAAGACCAGAGTTAGAGTTAAGTTTTGGCTCTTGTTTCCATACCTGAAGGGCAAAAAACCTGGAAACTGGAAGACTGTACTGGGAAATTTATCAAGTTAA
- the LOC123513093 gene encoding uncharacterized protein LOC123513093 isoform X3: MFAMHLWEKREVPRPPEYTIEYSLKELKQNNLGKCVRPLLDGISRGHTALIDQRVSASLRREVGILTALLYRNGRHRTEKFYRVLKKSYWLQVEKNCARWQKLDVVEELDRLCQLMPRMILERKILALDYGGQVAKIYDDILPKVILLKGSNAPPLLDTATLPSSLSSLLQQYCASFDVNRNPLPVNKPSSDISFLNLLNISKEEDSTKASEFDDFIDSPVTNNLVNEELCNPKNEISDSLDMPVSNCYLEEDIGECVPKTKPPKKAKTLKKRKLSLETNGNTETNDGCSSKKKKVKSDAGKNLLLNSKKKKTKKNVLKSGIGKIKQNKVKKSLNEPDEEHCSAAFIKHFKAVKKQTKNINSIDSLKRFLEGEKKNRSEKVNGRVSKLLKKEDWTEFAKFLRIRLKNIEGLSKMDSGESEALQQLLGKTRVRVKFWLLFPYLKGKKPGNWKTVLGNLSS, encoded by the exons ATGTTTGCCATGCATCTTTGGGAGAAGCGAGAAGTTCCACGCCCTCCAGAGTATACCATAGAATATTCTTTAAAAGAACTGAAACAAAACAACCTGG GAAAGTGTGTACGTCCTCTCCTGGATGGCATCAGCAGGGGTCACACAGCACTCATTGACCAACGGGTATCCGCAAGCTTAAGGAGGGAAGTTGGAATCCTCACAGCTTTATTGTATCGGAATGGACGCCATCGCACTGAAAAATTTTATAGAGTTTTGAAAAAG TCCTATTGGTTACAGGTGGAGAAAAACTGTGCCCGATGGCAGAAGCTTGATGTGGTGGAGGAGCTGGACCGTCTGTGTCAGCTCATGCCTCGAATGATTCTGGAACGCAA AATCTTGGCATTGGATTATGGTGGACAAGTGGCCAAGATTTATGATGACATTCTGCCGAAGGTCATCCTCTTGAAAGGAAGCAATGCGCCTCCCTTATTAGACACAgccactctcccttcttctctctctagcctcctcCAGCAGTACTGTGCCTCATTTGATGTCAACAGGAACCCACTGCCTGTAAA taaacCCTCTTCAGACATCAGCTTCCTTAACTTGCTGAATATCTCCAAGGAAGAAGATAGTACAAAGGCTTCCGAGTTTGATGATTTCATAGACTCTCCTGTAACAAATAACTTGGTTAATGAAGAATTGTGTAATCCAAAAAATGAAATATCTGATAGCCTGGATATGCCTGTCTCAAATTGTTATTTGGAGGAAGATATTGGTGAGTGTGTGCCAAAGACCAAACCTCCCAAGAAAGCTAAGactttaaagaagagaaaattatccCTGGAAACTAATGGTAACACTGAAACAAATGATGGATGCtccagtaagaagaaaaaagtcaaaTCAGATGCTGGCAAGAATCTCTTGCTCaattcaaagaaaaagaaaaccaagaagaatGTATTAAAAAGTGGTATAGgaaaaattaagcaaaataaagtaaaaaaatctcTCAATGAACCAGATGAAGAACATTGTTCTGCAGCATTTATAAAACACTTCAAGGctgtgaaaaaacaaacaaagaacatAAACTCCATAGATAGTTTAAAAAGGTTTCttgaaggtgaaaagaaaaacaggagtgaAAAAGTGAATGGCAGAGTATCTAAGCTACTGAAGAAAGAAGACTGGACAGAATTTGCAAAGTTTTTAAGAATACGGCTTAAGAATATTGAAGGATTGAGTAAAATGGATTCAGGTGAAAGTGAGGCACTGCAGCAGCTGTTAGGCAAGACCAGAGTTAGAGTTAAGTTTTGGCTCTTGTTTCCATACCTGAAGGGCAAAAAACCTGGAAACTGGAAGACTGTACTGGGAAATTTATCAAGTTAA
- the LOC123513093 gene encoding uncharacterized protein LOC123513093 isoform X2, whose translation MFAMHLWEKREVPRPPEYTIEYSLKELKQNNLGKCVRPLLDGISRGHTALIDQRVSASLRREVGILTALLYRNGRHRTEKFYRVLKKVEKNCARWQKLDVVEELDRLCQLMPRMILERKTVRLPSKQMFEYLLARLLGSYHFMLHLDGICKEAATLLLSKIATGHFFSTAVAFLSNVARIRILALDYGGQVAKIYDDILPKVILLKGSNAPPLLDTATLPSSLSSLLQQYCASFDVNRNPLPVNKPSSDISFLNLLNISKEEDSTKASEFDDFIDSPVTNNLVNEELCNPKNEISDSLDMPVSNCYLEEDIGECVPKTKPPKKAKTLKKRKLSLETNGNTETNDGCSSKKKKVKSDAGKNLLLNSKKKKTKKNVLKSGIGKIKQNKVKKSLNEPDEEHCSAAFIKHFKAVKKQTKNINSIDSLKRFLEGEKKNRSEKVNGRVSKLLKKEDWTEFAKFLRIRLKNIEGLSKMDSGESEALQQLLGKTRVRVKFWLLFPYLKGKKPGNWKTVLGNLSS comes from the exons ATGTTTGCCATGCATCTTTGGGAGAAGCGAGAAGTTCCACGCCCTCCAGAGTATACCATAGAATATTCTTTAAAAGAACTGAAACAAAACAACCTGG GAAAGTGTGTACGTCCTCTCCTGGATGGCATCAGCAGGGGTCACACAGCACTCATTGACCAACGGGTATCCGCAAGCTTAAGGAGGGAAGTTGGAATCCTCACAGCTTTATTGTATCGGAATGGACGCCATCGCACTGAAAAATTTTATAGAGTTTTGAAAAAG GTGGAGAAAAACTGTGCCCGATGGCAGAAGCTTGATGTGGTGGAGGAGCTGGACCGTCTGTGTCAGCTCATGCCTCGAATGATTCTGGAACGCAA AACCGTGCGCTTACCATCGAAGCAAATGTTTGAGTACCTGCTGGCGAGGCTGCTAGGATCTTACCACTTTATGCTTCATCTTGATGGAATCTGCAAGGAAGCAGCTACTCTCCTGCTATCCAAGATTGCCACTGGCCACTTCTTCAGCACAGCAGTGGCATTTTTGTCTAATGTGGCACGCATTAG AATCTTGGCATTGGATTATGGTGGACAAGTGGCCAAGATTTATGATGACATTCTGCCGAAGGTCATCCTCTTGAAAGGAAGCAATGCGCCTCCCTTATTAGACACAgccactctcccttcttctctctctagcctcctcCAGCAGTACTGTGCCTCATTTGATGTCAACAGGAACCCACTGCCTGTAAA taaacCCTCTTCAGACATCAGCTTCCTTAACTTGCTGAATATCTCCAAGGAAGAAGATAGTACAAAGGCTTCCGAGTTTGATGATTTCATAGACTCTCCTGTAACAAATAACTTGGTTAATGAAGAATTGTGTAATCCAAAAAATGAAATATCTGATAGCCTGGATATGCCTGTCTCAAATTGTTATTTGGAGGAAGATATTGGTGAGTGTGTGCCAAAGACCAAACCTCCCAAGAAAGCTAAGactttaaagaagagaaaattatccCTGGAAACTAATGGTAACACTGAAACAAATGATGGATGCtccagtaagaagaaaaaagtcaaaTCAGATGCTGGCAAGAATCTCTTGCTCaattcaaagaaaaagaaaaccaagaagaatGTATTAAAAAGTGGTATAGgaaaaattaagcaaaataaagtaaaaaaatctcTCAATGAACCAGATGAAGAACATTGTTCTGCAGCATTTATAAAACACTTCAAGGctgtgaaaaaacaaacaaagaacatAAACTCCATAGATAGTTTAAAAAGGTTTCttgaaggtgaaaagaaaaacaggagtgaAAAAGTGAATGGCAGAGTATCTAAGCTACTGAAGAAAGAAGACTGGACAGAATTTGCAAAGTTTTTAAGAATACGGCTTAAGAATATTGAAGGATTGAGTAAAATGGATTCAGGTGAAAGTGAGGCACTGCAGCAGCTGTTAGGCAAGACCAGAGTTAGAGTTAAGTTTTGGCTCTTGTTTCCATACCTGAAGGGCAAAAAACCTGGAAACTGGAAGACTGTACTGGGAAATTTATCAAGTTAA